CCCAACTGGGCTCTGCAGCTTGTCACCGACGTGCCCAACTCTGACCGTGTGCTTTGCTTTCCAGGTTGTCATCCCCGTGGTCTCCGTTCAGCTCATAAAAAAGCACAAGACGGCCCGGCTGCTGCCGAATGGGCTGGCTATCACCACCAACGCCAGCAGAAAGGTAAAGCCTCTCGGTGTCCTGCCCCTGCAGCCGCCGCCGTGCTCCCGGCGGGCGTCAGTCTgagccccggcgcccgcgggctgCGGCAGCGCCAGACAGCGCGGGCGTTTCTGCTAGTCTCGCTGCCGAGCTGCCTCTCTCTCCTAGGCGTACGCAAAACCGCACGCGCGGCCCTTCTCGCCGCCCCGGGCACCCGGGGCACGCCGCGAGCCGCGGCCTCGCAGCCCTCCCCGCGGGGATCTCCCTCCGCGCGCCCTTGCGAGGGGCTCGCTGCGGCGGCTCTGGGCCAGCCCTCGGAAGCCGTTCTGAGTCGTCTGCGGTAACTGCGCAGTGCCTGGAGCCCGGGAACGCAGATATTCCCATCCCCAGCTGAAACCGCAGGCTCTTCAGGAAGCGAGCGGAGCTCTCTGGGCTGGCGGCTGGCCAGGGCAAACACTGcagctttgcttttgtttctgaatttcactttgtttctggCTGAAGCAAACCCCAAGCGAGACTCGGCAGAGCCTGGCAaatccctgccaggctccaacgAACCCTTTAAACTCCTTAAACCCAAGGAGGGATGAGCTCTGGGCCAAAATTCAACCCAAGCTGGCTGAAAGTTTGGTTAATAGGCCGCACTCAGAGCTGCGGCTGAACTTTAAAACGCGTTGGTTGTTGCCTGCTGAAATGTGCTGACGTATTCCTGTTTGGTGCTCCCAAGCTCCCTGCCTGCCAAGGCTGCCGCGTTACTGCGAGCGACCGACAAAGTCGAGCTCAAGGCAGTACGCAGCTAGCTGTCCTCTCCCAGGGAGGGTGGCAGGAGCTGAATATACGTACGGGATTTTAGCAGGGGGTGGCAGAACGCAGGACTGAGATGATCTCCCTTTTCCAGCCGTTCTGGCTGCAAGGCCTCTTTGCACGTCACGCGGACCCTGCGCAGCGGACGGGGCGAGCgctgcttctgtctcccctcAGGCCAAATCGTAGCCTGTAGGATGCTTTTGGTTGCTCTCGCCCCCGTTCTCCTCCGCACCGTCCCGCTTGGAGCCAGCAGACGCTCAGCTGAGCATGGGAggccctgcagggacagcagcTAAAACAAAAGTGGCCCCAAAAAATCTGGTCCGTGCTTCAGCCTGCTTCAAAAAATAGCAACTTGGAAACTCAGCAGGGAGATGTCTGCGGGGAGGATGGAGGGGACGCAGCTCCCAAAGGGCGGGAGATTCAAGGGCAGGACGTCTCTGCCTGTCCGCTGCCGTCGGGACACTGGCCCTCCAGCGAAGCCCCCTGGGAGCAGAAGTCGTACTGCTGCATCAGACCATTAAGCCAAGCTGCTGTTGGTCATGTTCAACATCATCTGTGTCTTCCTGGTCCCCTGGGCCGGGGGATCTTCCTCTCACTCTGAACCCAGCTGGCTAACAGAGCCTCACCAGCGCTTTCTATCGTGCTGGGCTCTTCCCTAAAAAGATGCTCCAGGGCAACTCATGGGTTGGTGCCCCTGTCTGCCAGGGGCTGAACTGGTGGACACCATCCCCTCCTGTGCAGCAGGACGGATTGAGCAGGAAAAATCTCTCACAGCagcttctctctcttttgcagTACATTTTTGTGTCCCTGATCTCCCGGGACAGCGTGTACGACGTGCTGAGGAGAGTCTGCACACACCTACAGGTACCCTTTACTCTGTCTTGGCTTGTGCCCTCTCTGAGTCTGCCAGCATTTCGACAGCCCCACCGCTCGGCGCTTGCCCCTGGGGCTGTGTCTCAAGGAGCGGGGTTTTTCTCCTTCAATACGAAGGCTTTGGACTACCCCCAAAGGCGCCTCTGGTCCCCTCTGCAGGAGGGTGGCAGAGGCTCATGTCACggggcacttttccatgtctcTGCTGCTTTGCTGGCATCTTCCTCCCTGCCACCACGTGGGATGACGTGCAAACCAGGCTGGCTCCCTCCTCCCGGTGTCCTTGTGTTAGCGACCGTCCTTACCGCCCTCAGATCTCAGAGGGGTTGTCACTCCACAGCAAGGATCTGGgacagggagagggggaaggagacGTGCCTGGGGATGCCTGCTGGGAATAGTAGCACCTCCTAACACTGCTGGGTGCTCACCAGCCCCTGTGTCTCCTGGTTTGCACTGTCCCCCTTGGCAAGCGACTCCCTTGCTCTGCATCTGCTTCTCCTCTCTCCAAAACCAGGGCAGCACTACGAGCGCAGGGTTTTAGTAGCTAGCGTTGGCGATGTCCTTTGAAGGTGAGATGCTCTGGCTGCTTTGCCTTTGGGAAAGTCTCCTGTCAGCACCCTGAGGTTGACATTTTGCAGTATGAGGAGGAGCAAAGGGCTAATCCCTGCCTGAGCTGGTGTTAAGCCACACGTCCTCCCCATGAATGCCACGTGCTGTCTGATGGGAGGCAGCGTTTCAGAGGACGCACCATGATCCTTCGATCGAACACATTGCCCAGATGGGCCTTTTTAGTCCCTCGGCAGCACTTGAGATTTGAAGACTCCCTTGTGGCGTCCATCCCACTGTCCCTGAGCTGAGTTTGTACCTCAAAATGACAGTGGCTGTTTCCATCAATTTGTGACGTGCTCTTGAACATCACAGCGTGGAGACCAGGCTTGTTCTCAGCGTcctggcagggacagagctgagcCCATCCGCTGTCGTTCATGTGCCACGTAGGCGTCCTGTCCCATGCAGCGAGCCGCTCGTGACGTTTTCTGGGTCACGGATGAACTAGGCAGGGCCCAGCAGAGTTTCTGTTCTCTCCTAGGGTGTGTGTATGCATTATTTATAATCTGGTAGTAATACTAGTTCTGCCAGTATGCACATCACTGACTTTTCCTCAGATCTTCTAAAGTTTGGGGAAAAATGATACAAAGTAAAAAATTATAATTATGAAGCCTGAAGGGGGAAGAAATCCATTAGTTCTTGAGCTGGAGATGAGGATtgccaggacttttttttttttttttccatgcctttGAAGCACATGGGCGTGTGGGTGCTGTTCTCCTGCCGAAAGGGTGCTTCCTGGGTGTGTTGGGATGTCAGGGGAGCGTTTGGGGTGACGCGGTCCCATCACCAGCCCGGGTGGGACCCAATAGCTCTGCCCTAAAGAGCTGGTTGGTTCCACAAACACTTCTCAAATGGCCAATACTCGTTTGCCAGTAAAGAAACATTTTGCAGGTTGTTCTGTTGTGGCCTTCCTTAGCACCTATCCGTGTCGGTGGCTGCAGGGAATCCACTTTGATTTCCCCAAGCATGAGACTTCTCAGCAGTGACTGAAAACTGAGTTTTGTAACTAGGGCTGAAGTAGGAAGAGGGGCAAGGGGGGAAAGGATCGGTGAAGATGAGTTGGTAACAtctgtttctttctcccctccAGGTTTCGAGTAAGAAGAGTTTGAGCTTGAAAGAATTTACGGAGGAACCCGATGCAGTGTCGCTGGTAAGAGTCAGGCTTATATTGGGGAGCTCTGGAGGggcctgcagtgctgtgggatgGATGAGGGCTGTGAAGGGACGAGCACTCGTGCTGCGGGCAGGGAAACATCCGTTTGAGCCATTGGTGGGTGAAACACTTTCCCCTCGCGCGCAGAAGTGGCCGGCAGCAATGCGTAGTGATGAGCAGGTCCTCCAGTCCCTCACCAGCGTTTGCTGGCTACTAAGAAAGGTTGCGTAAAGCTGCGGCAAACAACTTTTTAGCTTGTCCTATGGGATCTGTTTACACAGTCTGTCGTGACTTGGCAGCAACAGCCTTAATAGAAGGGTCAAGAGGATGATTTGGAAAGTCCACAGTTGAGCGCGAGCCATCGATGGAGGCAGCCAGCCTCTGCGGTTTGTTTATAGAAAGGAGAACTTCTGACTGATGTTCAAAAGGCTTCTTCTCGGCTCTGACTGGCTGCGGTCTCCAAATCTGATAAAGTTCCCAGAGCTGTAAACACAGAGAATACATTGGAAATGTgattgaattatttaaaaaagagagagagagagagagagagcaaggaaAGTATGTGTTTCTCTCTGCTCAGGCTGATTCTCAGAGAGATCACGCTCAAAAGATCCTCTCTTGCTTGCTAGCTGGAAGTGTCGAGTATCTATAGAAATGTTGTAGCACCGCCGCTGGTGTTATGCTGGTCCCACGCTGGCGTTATGTTGACGGCTGCGCTCCTCGTGGCTTTGGAGGCGTTGTGCGAGCGCCCCGGCGTTTACAGCTTGACTGGCAAGCGCTTCGTTACGGCAGCCTGCAACGCCGTAGCGCCAGCTCTGAAAGGCTGGGTCTCTGCGGCGGCGTGAGGGGCCGTAACTACAGGGAGGGTGGAGGGCAAAGGGGTGGAAAACGTGTCCTCAGGCAGGCTTCAGTTGACTGAGCTTCCTTATTTGCAAACAGGAGTAGAGTAGTGTCTAGCGTCCTCTGCGCAGTGGTCAGCTGGGGTGAGAAAGCTTCTCTAGCTGGAAATGTTCACTTTCTCCCTGTGACGTGAGCAATTATGGGGCCACGGGTGTAATGCCGTGACCTAGAAAAGCTTGTGTTGGCTACGGCCGGCCGAAATGTGCTGATCTCTCGGCGCTGCCTGTCCTGCGTTAGCTAGTTGTGATGATTTAAAAAGTAACTTAGTACTGGAGAAAGGGCTCCTGCAGTGTCTCCAGCGAAGATCACCTTGGCTTCCCATGTGGGATCCCAAGGAAGAGCATGTTGGTGGCAGGGAAAAGGCACAGGCAGTCAGATAAAGCATCTCCACCGCTGGCATCGGTGATGTTTCTGTGAGCTCCAAAACATCCCAGTGCCAGGGCTGGGCTGAGATAGGGTCTGATTGCCCCGATGGGCTGCGGTGGCGTCTCCTCTGCTGTTCTCTTGACGCCTGGTGTTACCTAGTCATGGGCTGCTTCTGCAGGCACGGCAGGAGCAGAGTCCTCGTGCGTTTTCCTTGGGGTTCCTCTCAGCAGAGGCAGTCGGGGGGTGGCTGCCACAGCTCAGCGCCCATCCCTGCGGCACAGGGCCaggtcaccccccccccaaacacatcCCAAACGCTGCTCCCCTGTGACGGGGACCATCCCGTTAGTGTTCAGGACGCAGCCGGTGGGAGCAACCCAGCCGTGTCCATCTGTCCGCGCGCGAGCCACGGATCGGGGCAGCATCAGGCTTTCGCTGCGCGCCCCTTTGCCCCCGTCACCAGGCTGCCCTGGTGTCTCGCGCTGCTCCGCAGAGGCCTTCTCCACCGCGCGCATTCCTCCGGCGGCTCCTGTAGCTCGTAGGCAACTGCGCCGGTAGTGGCCCTTTATCCCGGGAGTTGTTTTCCAGTCCGTCTTCGTTCCCCCGCAGCTGACTGTCTGTCTGGCCGCTTGCCCGGCGAGCTGGCAAGCACCCCGCGGTTCCTGGGCCGCGAGAGGGAACGCTGCGCCGGCTCCGGCCGGGTGAGCCGCGCAGCACGAGCCGCCCGGGCGGTCACTGAGGCTGTGCGCGGAGCTACGCGGCTTGGACGGGGGAGATGTAACAACGGCCACGGGCCTCTGCTTCCTCCTGGGCCCGCttggttttggggggatttgccAAGCCCGAAATCCCCTAGTGCAAATCCCACCTGGTTTTGTATTTGGGCGGTGCGTTGAGCTGGGGGAGGGATGAAGGAAGAGGCAgtgtgggtttgggggggtcctgccCGCACCAGCGTAGAGAGCAACCGGGAGGGAGCTCCCAGCTCTTCAGTGAGCGCCTGGGAAGGAGGCAGGAGCAGTCGGGGGTGTGAGCTGGGGACGTGGGGCCCCCCTGGGCCTTGTCCCCGGCGTCAGGCCTCTGTTTTTTCAGCAGCGACCGTCTCCTTGGCAGGGCACCCTGCGCCCAGCTGCCGGCACGTGGGCACGGCCGcctcctgcggggccggggccgcagcgGAGCAGCGCGGGCGGTGGGTGACGCCAGGGTCCCCTCTTGCTGGGGCGCGGGAGCAGCCCCGCGTGGTCTCGCCTGCCCCTGGATCCCGGGGAGGTTGCAGGAGGTGACGAGCGGGACATACCTTGTGGGCTGGTGGCCCTGTGCACCGCTCTGGCTGCAGAAGGTGATGAGCAGGACATCCCTCACAGGCCAGTGACCCCATGCGCCGGGTGCCGGAGGTTAGAAGCGGGACGTCCTTTGTGGACCAGTGGCCTTGCTGTGCCTGTGAGCTGGTCCTGGTCCatgcaggaggctgctggaggcccTTGTAAGAGAGATGAAGGCTGGTGACAGCAAGAGGAGTCAGAGGTGACACTTATGCTGGAGCCCCCTGTGACCTACCTGGACATTTGGGAGGTTTCTAGCTGGGCAGATGGCAGCAGTTGCAAGAGACCTGGAGGTGACGTGTCTGAGCCTCTTCATCCTCCTGCTCCTGGCTCGATTGCGGTTGTGTTGCTAGAAACGCTAGCTCCACGCTGGGGTGGTAGATGAAGGGGACAAGCCGTTTGATTTCAACCAAAGCACATCTCTTGGCAGAGCCTCCAGCTTTGGCTGGGAGCGGTTTTCTAGTGAGCTTGGGATAAGCTGTGCAGGGTATATAtaatttttctgtcaaaatatttatgaaatgacTGCCTCTTTCCGGAGCTGCGGAGCGCGGCTAGGCTGGAGCGGTGGGCGCACCGTGAGGTCTGGCGGGCGCGCTTGGCTCGCGAAAGCTCGGTTTGCAACGCGGAGAACGAAACGAAGGTAATTAACCACTTAACTGGCTGTACTGGGCAGCACGTCAAACTTTTCAGCCCTCAGActctttttaaagagaaaaatgcagagcCGGGGCCAGCGTGACGGGCTTGGCACCGCGTCGGGGAGCCGCCTCGGAGCGGGACGGCCCGGGAGCGCTCCCGAGCGCCTGCGtgccccgcgccgcggggggcTGCTAACCCGGGGTGCTGCCCGCAGGAGGTGATCGTCCCCGAGGGGAAGTGGAGGAAGGTGTCGCCTGCGTCGCTCTCGCTGTCGCTCCCGGATGCGGACTACCAGTGCATCCACCGGACATCCGTCAGCAGCCTCGGCGCCAAGGAGAGCTCCTTTACCTCGGAGGAGCCCTTGGTCTCAGGTGAAGGCCGCGCTCCCTCCCCTGCGCAAGCGGCCGCGGGTGCAGACCGCGCTGGCTGCTTCGCTTGTGCCCTGCCCTAACACGGGGCTTCTTATGGGATAACCCGTCTTAAATACGCGCTCGCTGATCCTCAGTGAAGGACGAAGGTCTCGGCCTTGCGGGCGAGTGGAGCTGAGGCGCAGGAGCTCCCTAGCAAGGGGCCAGTGACAGTCCCCAGGAGTGGGATGGGGCTCCCCAGCTGCCTGCTCGGCGCCCAGGCCCCTGAGCTAAAGCCGTGCGGGTGTCCGAGCCCTCGGCGCGCGCCCCTAGCACCCGGGCAGGCCTGGGCCCGCGGGCGGGTGGCGGAGGCAAAGATGGTCTGAACGGAGGCAGCGATAGCCCCGGGCAGGAGGAGTATTTGCCTCTTGTAGTTGGAAGGGACCCATCAGGGTGCCCCATGCCCCCATCAGGGAAACATCCCGCTAGTCTGAGCAAATTCCCAGGATTTTACTGCAGACGCTGTATGAAGTTTGTGCAATCAAAGCCTTCCACAGAGCACATGGCTCCTTCGCCTGTGCGGGCTGCCAGGGAAGGGCTGGATGCCCTCTGTAGCGCAAAGGGGCAGCTCCAGCGGGCTGTCAAGCAGAGCTGCTCTTCCCGATGGGAATCCCCTTCAAGGAAGGCCCTGGGTCGCTATGCGCTGGGCACAGGAGGAGCGGAAACGTCTGCCGAGCATACCTGCAGGTCTCCGTTCCGGCTGTCCCGTGTGTAGAGGTGCTGAGCCCACGTGGCCACGTTCCTGCGTTGACTCGTCGGCCCTCGGGTTATGTTTCAGAAAGTGCAATAAACACGGAGGAGGAGCTGGAGGGGGAGCAGAGCTGCGTGGCGGAGCTGAGACCCTCCGACTACCAACTCCTGAAGATCTTCATCGTGCTGTAAGTGTGCTGAAGGGGCCGTGGGCTTCGAGGTGCCTGGGGGAGGTTGGCTGGCCCAGCCCTCCCAGTGCAGATTGAACGCCGTTGGCCATCAGCAGCTCTCCAGCCATGGCAGATGTGGGACAGACATCTTTTGGAGCTGGGAgcatggaagaggaggaggaggagggcagggctaTGCCCATCACTTCTCTGGCCGTAGTACAGGGGGATGGGAGCAGACTAGAGTCCCCCTGCAAAGGAAGCAGTTCTGGAAGCAGCGTTGGGGCTGCAGCCCAGGGAGGATGAGGAAGCTGGGGAGGGCCAGTGTGGCCAGATTTCTGCCGTCACGGGGAGAGCTGGCCTCAGCTGTCATCTCTGACCGCTTGTGCTTGTTGCCTTGCTCCCAGGATCTGCCTCCTGGTCGTGTCGTCTTCGTACCTGGCGTTTCGCATCTTCCGtctggagcagcagctctgctctctgAATCGGGACTACCTCTCCCGTGGGCACAGAAGGTAAGGGCCTCTCTGCGTCCGCGTgaaccctgctgcctgcagggatgTTTCGGGTCAGGCCGTCTCCCAGGAGGGCGAACTGCACAAAAAGCAGAGGCCCCAAATGACAAGGTGTGAAGAGCCAAGACTCTGCTCTGCTTCGCCCTGTTCTGCCTCCATCCCACATGCGTGTGTTTGCGTGTCCTCGTGTGCATGCACGCGTGTGCTGTCGTTCTGCGTTTGCGCCCGTGGCAGTGCGCAGCGATCCCGGGCTTGGCTTGGCGAGTCTGTTGGCATCGCTGGCGGCAGTCCCTAAAGCACAGTCCCTGCACGGTAGATATTGGTCACGTTGCTGAACGCCCAACAGATGAGATAAAGTTTGGTTTGAGTGACCAGAGCAAGTTCTGCTGTCTGTGAGACTTTCAGCCCTCATGAGGGGGTCTCCTGTGGGCATGGGGCAGATCTCGGGGCAGCGTGGCTGTTCCCCTGGTTGAAGGAGATGGGTGTTACGGCGTCCCGAGGCTAATGCAACCCCCAGGCATTAGCAGGGAGACAGACCGGAGCTGGCTCTTCCCTCAGTGCCAGCATCCCTGGAGGCTGGGCCAGGCCTGGAGGGGGTACACGTGGGTCTCTCCCCTCCTCGTGCCCGTGGGACGTGGTGGGAACCCATCTTGCAGCCAGGCTGGGGGACGGTGCCTCCCTGGACGCTTGCCTCTGTCTTACCCtgttctctgtttgcaggtgacTGTTACCCCCGAGCTCTGGCTCAGGACAGACGATGACAAGAGAGTAGCACTTTGTGTACAGATCTCCCGCCCGGGCTCCCGGCGAACACGGCCACAGTATTTAGAGCGTCCGAACCGAGGAGTCGGGGCTCTTCTCTCCGTTCAGCCTCAGCAGAGCCCTGCGTCCTCCCAGCTGCGGGACCCGGCAGCGTCACGTCACAAGCTTTGTACTGCCTGCAAGCCGTGCCTTGATGTTCGCATCCTCGGGGCATCCCGTGCTGCTCTGGAGGGAGGCAAGTGCTGTGTCTTCTGGTCAGTAACCCCAGGCTTGACTGTTGCACGtggcctgtctttccctcggCCAGTATAACTGGGACCAAATACCGTCCGTTTTCCTACCGTCGCAGACTCCCGCTCCAAGCAGGACTGCCCGTCTGGGTCGCAGCCACTGGTGCCAACTCCCCGTGCCATTGGAAACCCGTCATCTTCCTGGGGCGCTGACCTGCCGTAGCACTGCACGATGGCCCAGCAGGCTGCTGCCCCAGTTGGAGGAAGCGGCTGGGCCTGCCCGTAGGACTTGCTGCTAAAACAGTCACTGTTTTTTATCCCGAACTTGAGTTTCCTTGTTAAAAGATGACCTTAGACTTACTGTAAGCCCCTGTAAACAAGTGGACAAGCTCCCCATTGCAAAGGATGCAAGCTGGCTGGGCCTGTCCTCCCTGGACATGCTCCCATGCTAACGTAGTTCTCATCAGGACCAGTTCCTCCCGCACTGCGA
This Apteryx mantelli isolate bAptMan1 chromosome 15, bAptMan1.hap1, whole genome shotgun sequence DNA region includes the following protein-coding sequences:
- the GRAMD2A gene encoding GRAM domain-containing protein 2A isoform X1, which translates into the protein MHEKAAPLKSPEPMHGRDKLEASHKEKSLDSLDGSLHLNEALKDEDIKKCHREVAASKYNSQYHKLFKDIPTEESVLKVCSCALQRDILIQGRLYISPNWLCFYANLFGKDIKVVIPVVSVQLIKKHKTARLLPNGLAITTNASRKYIFVSLISRDSVYDVLRRVCTHLQVSSKKSLSLKEFTEEPDAVSLEVIVPEGKWRKVSPASLSLSLPDADYQCIHRTSVSSLGAKESSFTSEEPLVSESAINTEEELEGEQSCVAELRPSDYQLLKIFIVLICLLVVSSSYLAFRIFRLEQQLCSLNRDYLSRGHRR
- the GRAMD2A gene encoding GRAM domain-containing protein 2A isoform X2, whose protein sequence is MHEKAAPLKSPEPMHGRDKLEASHKEKSLDSLDGSLHLNEALKDEDIKKCHREVAASKYNSQYHKLFKDIPTEESVLKVCSCALQRDILIQGRLYISPNWLCFYANLFGKDIKVVIPVVSVQLIKKHKTARLLPNGLAITTNASRKYIFVSLISRDSVYDVLRRVCTHLQVSSKKSLSLKEFTEEPDAVSLEVIVPEGKWRKVSPASLSLSLPDADYQCIHRTSVSSLGAKESSFTSEEPLVSESAINTEEELEGEQSCVAELRPSDYQLLKIFIVLICLLVVSSSYLAFRIFRLEQQLCSLNRDYLSRGHRR